In a genomic window of Pseudomonas oryzihabitans:
- the choV gene encoding choline ABC transporter ATP-binding protein encodes MTAIRFEHVDVIFGKQNKRALELLDQGKGRNEILQETGQVLGVEDACLEVQKGEICVLMGLSGSGKSSLLRCINGLNTVSRGKLLIEHQGSQVDIANCSPAVLKDMRTTRIAMVFQKFALMPWLTVAENVGFGLEMQGRSAAERKKLVDEKLELVGLTQWRNKKPDSLSGGMQQRVGLARALAMDADILLMDEPFSALDPLIRQQLQDELLQLQAKVNKTIVFVSHDLDEALKIGTNIAIMKDGRIIQHGRPEDIVLNPADEYVRTFVAHTNPLNVLSGYSLMRGLDKCGREGNEICLERSHDIWLALDGQVVKALRRGGESLSLQRWTPDMPISNLQRQPTLAPADIRMRDALEIRYHTGHKLVLETDGRAVGILGDKELYHALLGKNLEKAGEEDVAPPAVRSQLSQAG; translated from the coding sequence ATGACCGCTATTCGTTTCGAACATGTCGATGTCATCTTCGGCAAGCAGAACAAGCGTGCCCTGGAGCTGCTCGACCAGGGCAAGGGCCGCAACGAGATTTTGCAGGAGACTGGCCAGGTACTGGGCGTCGAGGACGCCTGCCTGGAAGTCCAGAAGGGTGAGATCTGCGTGTTGATGGGCCTGTCCGGCTCGGGAAAATCCAGTCTGCTCCGCTGCATCAACGGCCTGAACACCGTGAGCCGTGGCAAGCTGCTGATCGAGCATCAAGGCAGCCAGGTGGATATCGCCAACTGCTCCCCCGCCGTCCTCAAGGACATGCGCACCACCCGCATCGCCATGGTGTTCCAGAAGTTCGCCCTGATGCCCTGGCTGACCGTGGCCGAAAACGTGGGCTTCGGCCTGGAAATGCAGGGCCGTTCGGCTGCCGAGCGCAAGAAGCTGGTCGACGAGAAGCTGGAGCTGGTCGGTCTGACGCAATGGCGCAACAAGAAACCCGACTCCCTCTCCGGCGGCATGCAACAGCGCGTCGGCCTGGCCCGCGCCCTGGCCATGGACGCCGACATCCTGCTGATGGACGAGCCCTTCTCCGCCCTCGACCCGCTGATCCGCCAGCAGCTGCAGGATGAATTGCTACAGCTGCAAGCCAAGGTCAACAAGACCATCGTCTTCGTCAGCCATGACCTGGACGAGGCGCTGAAGATCGGCACCAACATCGCTATCATGAAGGACGGTCGCATCATCCAGCACGGCCGCCCCGAGGATATCGTGCTCAATCCGGCTGACGAATACGTGCGGACCTTCGTCGCCCACACCAACCCGCTCAACGTGCTCAGCGGTTACAGCCTGATGCGTGGTTTGGACAAGTGCGGTCGTGAAGGTAACGAGATCTGCCTGGAGCGCAGCCATGACATCTGGCTGGCCTTGGATGGCCAGGTAGTCAAGGCACTGCGTCGCGGCGGCGAGAGCCTGTCCCTGCAGCGCTGGACCCCGGATATGCCTATCAGCAACCTGCAGCGTCAACCGACCCTGGCGCCGGCCGACATCCGCATGCGCGATGCCCTCGAGATCCGTTATCACACCGGCCACAAGCTGGTGCTGGAAACCGATGGCCGTGCCGTCGGCATCCTGGGCGACAAGGAGCTGTACCACGCCCTGCTGGGTAAGAATCTGGAAAAGGCCGGCGAAGAAGACGTCGCGCCGCCAGCAGTTCGCTCGCAGCTGTCCCAGGCGGGCTGA
- the choW gene encoding choline ABC transporter permease subunit, translating to MLLTDHKLPLGKYIADFIDWLTLHGASVFDKISDVLSTLIHGLTAGLMWFHPLAFIGLVVVGVYLLQRSIGLTVFALAALLLILNLGYWQETMETLAQVVFATLVCIAVGVPLGILAAHKPWFYTGLRPVLDLMQTVPTFVYLIPTLTLFGLGVVPGLISTVVFAVAAPIRLTYLGIQDVPAELMDAGKAFGCSRWQLLTRIELPHAMPSIGAGITQCIMLSLSMVVIAALVGADGLGKPVVNALNTADISLGFEAGLSIVLIAILLDRVCKQPAPREVK from the coding sequence ATGTTGTTAACAGATCACAAACTCCCCTTGGGCAAGTACATCGCCGACTTCATCGACTGGCTGACGCTGCACGGCGCCAGCGTGTTCGACAAGATCTCCGACGTGCTCTCCACCCTCATCCATGGCCTTACCGCCGGCCTGATGTGGTTCCACCCGCTGGCCTTCATCGGCCTGGTGGTGGTCGGGGTCTATCTGCTGCAACGTAGCATCGGACTCACCGTGTTCGCCCTCGCCGCCCTGCTGTTGATCCTCAACCTGGGCTACTGGCAGGAAACCATGGAAACCCTGGCCCAGGTGGTGTTCGCCACGCTGGTCTGCATCGCCGTCGGCGTTCCCCTGGGCATCCTCGCCGCGCACAAGCCCTGGTTCTACACCGGCTTGCGTCCGGTGCTCGACCTGATGCAGACGGTGCCGACCTTCGTCTACCTGATCCCCACCTTGACACTGTTCGGCCTGGGTGTAGTGCCGGGGTTGATCTCCACCGTGGTCTTCGCCGTGGCCGCCCCCATCCGCCTGACCTACCTGGGCATCCAGGATGTCCCGGCCGAACTCATGGACGCCGGCAAGGCCTTTGGCTGCTCGCGTTGGCAGTTGCTGACCCGTATCGAACTCCCGCACGCCATGCCCAGCATCGGTGCCGGTATCACTCAGTGCATCATGCTCTCGCTGTCCATGGTGGTGATCGCCGCCCTGGTGGGTGCCGATGGCCTGGGCAAGCCGGTGGTGAACGCGCTCAACACCGCGGACATCTCCCTGGGCTTCGAAGCCGGGCTGTCCATCGTCCTGATCGCCATCCTGCTCGACCGGGTGTGCAAGCAACCCGCCCCACGCGAGGTTAAATAA
- a CDS encoding choline ABC transporter substrate-binding protein has product MKGRSRWLLSVALSAPLAVLAAEPASCDKVRFADVGWTDITVTTAVTSEVLNALGYQTTTNMISVPVTYKSLQNKDIDVFLGNWMPSMAADIKPYTDNGSVETLRANLEGAKYTLAVPDYVYDAGVKTFADIAKYADKFDGKIYGIEPGNDGNRLIQGMIDKNTFDLGKFKLVESSEAGMLSQVQRAERRQQWVVFLGWEPHPMNTRFKMKYLSGGDDVFGPNYGGATIYTNVRKGYVQECPNVGKLLTNLSFTLDMENQLMDKVLNEKETASAAAKVWLKAHPQQLEQWLNGVTTRDGKPGLAAVKAAGL; this is encoded by the coding sequence ATGAAAGGTCGTTCCCGTTGGCTCTTGAGTGTTGCGCTGTCAGCGCCGCTGGCCGTGCTGGCAGCCGAGCCAGCTTCTTGTGACAAGGTCCGCTTTGCTGACGTTGGCTGGACCGATATTACGGTCACCACGGCGGTAACCAGCGAGGTGCTGAACGCCCTCGGTTACCAGACCACGACCAACATGATTTCCGTGCCCGTCACTTACAAGTCGTTGCAGAACAAGGATATCGACGTCTTCCTCGGCAACTGGATGCCGAGCATGGCCGCCGACATCAAGCCCTACACCGACAACGGCAGCGTCGAGACGCTACGCGCCAACCTCGAAGGCGCCAAGTACACCCTGGCCGTACCCGACTACGTCTACGACGCCGGGGTGAAGACCTTCGCCGACATCGCCAAGTATGCCGACAAGTTCGACGGCAAGATCTACGGCATCGAGCCGGGCAACGATGGCAACCGCCTGATCCAGGGCATGATCGACAAGAACACCTTCGATCTGGGCAAGTTCAAGCTGGTGGAATCCAGCGAGGCCGGCATGCTGTCCCAGGTTCAGCGCGCCGAGCGACGCCAGCAGTGGGTGGTCTTCCTCGGCTGGGAACCCCACCCGATGAACACCCGCTTCAAGATGAAGTACCTCTCGGGCGGCGACGACGTCTTCGGTCCCAACTACGGCGGCGCCACCATCTACACCAACGTCCGCAAGGGCTACGTCCAGGAATGCCCGAACGTGGGCAAGCTGCTGACCAATCTGTCCTTCACCCTGGACATGGAAAACCAGCTCATGGACAAGGTCCTCAACGAGAAAGAGACGGCGAGTGCCGCCGCCAAGGTCTGGCTCAAGGCCCATCCGCAGCAGCTTGAGCAGTGGCTGAACGGAGTGACCACACGTGACGGCAAGCCGGGCCTCGCCGCCGTAAAGGCCGCCGGCCTGTAG
- the choX gene encoding choline ABC transporter substrate-binding protein, whose translation MKISSCIVLSGLLLCTTVRAAEPESCHNVRFADVGWSDLAITNSMARYLLGALGYDTEVIRLSLPNSYTALAQNDVDVFLGNWMPAQAKVSQPFIDNGSIERLHSNLEGARYTLAVPQYVYDAGVKTFADIARFGDRFDHTLYGIEKGNDGNALVKKMIASNAFGLGGFKLDESSEQGMLNQVRMKHLLNNQWIVFLAWEPHPMNLRYKLAYLDGGDDYFGPHQGGATVYTLVRKGYTQQCPNVGKLLGNLVFTPAMENTLMDRVANEQENPRRAVRTWLKQNPEQLEAWLKGVNTRSGNPGNAAVKAGLAN comes from the coding sequence ATGAAGATCTCCTCTTGCATCGTTCTGTCTGGTCTGTTGCTGTGCACGACCGTTAGGGCCGCCGAACCCGAAAGCTGCCATAACGTGCGCTTCGCCGACGTCGGCTGGAGCGATCTGGCGATCACCAACTCGATGGCGCGCTATCTCCTCGGCGCGCTCGGTTATGACACTGAGGTCATCCGGCTATCCCTGCCGAACAGCTATACCGCCCTGGCCCAGAACGATGTCGATGTCTTCCTCGGGAACTGGATGCCGGCGCAGGCGAAAGTCAGCCAGCCTTTCATCGACAACGGCAGCATCGAGCGACTGCACAGCAATCTCGAAGGGGCCCGCTACACCCTCGCCGTTCCTCAGTACGTCTACGACGCCGGCGTAAAGACCTTTGCCGACATCGCCCGCTTCGGCGATCGCTTCGACCACACCCTCTACGGCATCGAGAAGGGCAACGATGGCAACGCTCTGGTCAAAAAGATGATCGCCAGCAATGCCTTTGGCCTGGGCGGCTTCAAGCTCGACGAATCCAGCGAACAGGGCATGCTGAATCAGGTGCGAATGAAGCACTTGCTGAACAACCAGTGGATCGTCTTCCTCGCCTGGGAGCCACACCCGATGAACCTCAGGTACAAGCTGGCCTATTTGGACGGTGGGGATGACTATTTCGGTCCGCACCAGGGCGGTGCGACGGTCTACACCCTCGTCCGCAAGGGTTACACGCAACAGTGCCCAAATGTCGGCAAACTGCTCGGCAATCTGGTCTTCACCCCGGCCATGGAGAACACCCTGATGGATCGGGTGGCCAACGAGCAAGAGAATCCGCGGCGTGCGGTGCGCACCTGGCTCAAGCAGAACCCCGAGCAGCTGGAGGCCTGGCTCAAGGGCGTCAATACGCGCAGCGGCAACCCGGGAAATGCCGCGGTCAAGGCCGGCCTGGCCAATTGA
- a CDS encoding GlxA family transcriptional regulator: MSPVQSPSQPRAMQSIGFLLLDNFTLISLASVVEPLRMANQLSGRELYRWCTLSLDGRPVRASDGLQITPDSAVSAAPVMDMVIVCGGVGIQRSVSREHCTWLQSQARQGRKLGAVCTGSWALARAGLLDGYDCSVHWETLAALQEAYPRVVLSTRLFTIDRNRCTASGGTAPMDMMLHLIGREHGRELSAAISEMFIYERIRNEQDHQRVPLKHMLGTNQPKLQEIVALMEANLEEPIDLDELAVYVDVSRRQLERLFQKYLHCSPSRYYLKLRLIRARQLLKQTTLSIIEVASVCGFVSTPHFSKCYREYFGIPPRDERQGPTIQQPIALMPLSQELSLMPASSALAALSQAQGESTFASVRL; encoded by the coding sequence ATGTCGCCCGTTCAGTCCCCGTCACAGCCTCGTGCCATGCAGTCCATTGGTTTCCTGCTACTGGATAATTTCACGCTCATCTCCCTGGCTTCGGTCGTGGAGCCGCTGCGCATGGCGAATCAGCTGTCGGGGCGGGAGCTCTATCGCTGGTGCACCCTGAGCCTGGATGGGCGTCCGGTGCGGGCCAGCGATGGTTTGCAGATCACTCCCGATAGTGCCGTGAGCGCAGCTCCGGTAATGGACATGGTGATCGTCTGCGGTGGCGTGGGGATCCAGCGGAGCGTGTCGCGCGAACACTGCACCTGGCTGCAGAGCCAGGCACGCCAGGGGCGTAAACTGGGCGCGGTCTGTACCGGTAGCTGGGCGCTGGCCCGTGCCGGGCTGCTCGACGGCTACGACTGCAGCGTGCACTGGGAGACCCTGGCGGCACTGCAGGAAGCCTATCCGCGCGTCGTGCTGAGCACGCGCCTGTTCACCATCGACCGTAATCGCTGCACGGCCTCCGGCGGTACTGCGCCGATGGACATGATGCTGCACCTGATCGGGCGCGAGCATGGCCGCGAGTTGTCCGCCGCCATCTCGGAAATGTTCATCTACGAGCGTATTCGCAACGAACAGGATCACCAGCGCGTCCCCCTCAAGCACATGCTGGGCACCAACCAGCCCAAGTTGCAGGAGATCGTGGCGCTGATGGAAGCCAACCTGGAAGAGCCCATCGATCTCGACGAGCTGGCCGTGTACGTGGATGTGTCTCGGCGGCAGTTGGAGCGACTGTTCCAGAAGTACCTGCACTGCTCGCCGTCACGTTACTACCTCAAGCTGCGTCTGATCCGCGCGCGGCAGCTGCTCAAGCAGACCACGCTCTCGATCATCGAGGTCGCGTCGGTATGCGGCTTCGTCTCCACCCCGCACTTCTCCAAGTGCTATCGCGAATATTTCGGTATCCCGCCGCGTGACGAGCGCCAGGGTCCGACCATCCAGCAGCCCATCGCCCTAATGCCACTGTCTCAGGAACTGTCCTTGATGCCAGCTTCCTCGGCGCTGGCGGCTCTGAGCCAGGCGCAGGGCGAATCGACTTTCGCCAGCGTACGGCTGTAG
- a CDS encoding N-acetylmuramoyl-L-alanine amidase — translation MRNPFKLLPWLLCGLLLAGCASGPRINDDYTSRDQDSRVQYIVLHYTAADSKQSLKLLTQAGVSAHYLIDTDGTIYRLVDENRRAWHAGASEWEGRTWLNSTSIGIEMVNLGFRDTPAGRQWYPFTEAQIQALIPLLKDIEQRHGLDRRAIVGHSDIAPGRKQDPGPLFPWSRLAAAGLINWPDPAVVAQRQASLGGVLPPPAWFQDQLARIGYAVPRTGVLDPATRDVIGAFQMKYRPGRFDGQPDLQTAALLLSLPSGR, via the coding sequence GTGCGAAACCCGTTCAAGCTCCTTCCCTGGCTACTCTGTGGCCTGCTGCTGGCCGGCTGCGCCAGCGGTCCACGCATCAATGACGACTACACCTCCCGCGATCAGGACAGTCGGGTGCAATACATCGTGTTGCACTACACCGCCGCCGACTCCAAGCAGTCGCTCAAGCTGCTGACCCAGGCCGGCGTCAGCGCCCACTATCTGATCGATACGGACGGCACCATCTATCGCCTGGTGGACGAGAATCGCCGCGCCTGGCATGCCGGCGCCAGCGAATGGGAAGGCCGTACCTGGCTCAACTCCACCTCCATCGGCATCGAGATGGTCAACCTGGGCTTTCGCGACACCCCAGCCGGGCGCCAGTGGTATCCCTTCACCGAAGCCCAGATCCAGGCACTGATTCCGCTACTCAAGGACATCGAACAGCGGCATGGCCTGGATCGCAGGGCCATCGTCGGCCACAGCGACATCGCCCCGGGGCGCAAGCAGGACCCCGGTCCGCTATTTCCCTGGTCACGGCTGGCCGCCGCCGGCCTGATCAACTGGCCGGACCCCGCCGTGGTCGCCCAGCGCCAGGCCAGCCTGGGCGGCGTGCTGCCGCCACCGGCGTGGTTCCAGGACCAGCTGGCGCGTATTGGTTATGCAGTGCCTCGCACTGGCGTGCTCGATCCTGCCACCCGCGACGTCATCGGCGCCTTCCAGATGAAATACCGGCCAGGACGTTTCGATGGCCAACCGGACCTGCAGACAGCGGCTCTATTGCTCAGCCTGCCCAGCGGTCGCTGA
- a CDS encoding GGDEF domain-containing protein yields MERADVERWKNKYLESLENLERLESRWENRLDLVRRGLVRSSLAAEGNDTAVDACLVELRDILRRDDSDADLAKLIPRLERTVLDSEQRREARARQVAEAFAELCRLLLNLELPREQRKALKTFAKRAQAAAGQPGELPALLGEFSRLQQQALNALQPDQPARPGFLQRLLGGRGDQPENSATPLTEPATSVATAPAVTEPSAPAEQPALAESTPVSLEPAASADPAYALPPVPEPGYSAIAPHLEATLLRLLDDLALPDSHKPQAEQLRQRIQGSLNWYELVPVLDDLSILVLALNHSGQSEFQHYLRQLNERLSAFQTGLQDVHVERQDGQTQERAFGDALRGQVNELQTEVQGATDLDSLKLSLDARLEGLLSSLADQQSLRETREQAANERLTALTQRVTAMEREAQQYRGHLEEQRQKALCDPLTGLPNRAAWSERLELEVARWQRQGGDLLLAVLDVDLFKRINDGYGHLAGDKVLKIIGGELQRRLRKTDFIARFGGEEFVVLLGATPIAGGVTLLEQLRAAVAACPFHFKGERVVITLSAGLAAFAPGEDADTVFERADQALYRAKRAGRDRLEVA; encoded by the coding sequence ATGGAGCGCGCGGACGTCGAACGCTGGAAAAACAAATACCTCGAAAGCCTCGAAAATCTGGAGCGCCTGGAAAGCCGGTGGGAAAACCGTCTCGACCTGGTGCGCCGGGGCCTCGTGCGCAGCAGCCTGGCCGCCGAAGGCAACGACACGGCAGTGGACGCATGTCTGGTCGAGTTGCGCGACATCCTGCGCCGTGACGACAGCGACGCCGACCTGGCCAAGCTCATCCCGCGCCTGGAGCGTACGGTGCTCGATTCCGAGCAACGCCGTGAAGCGCGGGCGCGCCAAGTCGCTGAGGCCTTCGCCGAACTCTGCCGGCTACTCCTGAACCTGGAACTGCCGCGTGAACAGCGCAAGGCGCTCAAGACGTTCGCCAAGCGTGCCCAGGCTGCGGCCGGGCAACCGGGCGAGCTGCCTGCACTGCTGGGTGAGTTCAGCCGGCTCCAGCAACAAGCCTTGAATGCCCTGCAACCCGACCAACCGGCGCGGCCCGGTTTTCTGCAACGGCTGCTCGGCGGTCGTGGCGATCAGCCCGAAAATTCCGCTACTCCGCTAACAGAGCCCGCGACCTCGGTCGCTACAGCTCCAGCCGTCACGGAACCATCAGCGCCCGCCGAACAGCCCGCGCTCGCTGAGTCCACGCCTGTCTCGCTGGAGCCGGCCGCCTCCGCCGACCCCGCCTATGCCCTGCCACCCGTTCCCGAACCTGGCTACAGCGCCATCGCCCCGCACCTCGAGGCCACCCTGCTGCGCCTGCTCGACGACCTGGCCCTGCCCGACAGCCACAAGCCGCAGGCCGAACAGTTGCGCCAGCGGATCCAGGGCAGCCTGAACTGGTACGAACTGGTCCCGGTGCTTGATGACCTGTCGATCCTGGTGCTCGCCCTCAACCATTCCGGTCAGAGCGAATTCCAGCATTACCTGCGCCAACTCAATGAGCGCCTTTCGGCCTTCCAGACCGGTCTGCAGGATGTCCATGTCGAGCGCCAGGACGGCCAGACCCAGGAGCGCGCCTTCGGCGATGCCCTGCGTGGCCAGGTGAACGAGCTACAGACGGAAGTCCAGGGCGCCACCGATCTGGACAGCCTCAAGTTGTCGCTGGATGCCCGTCTCGAAGGCCTGCTGTCCAGCCTGGCCGACCAGCAGTCCCTGCGGGAAACCCGCGAGCAGGCAGCCAACGAACGCCTGACCGCTCTTACCCAACGGGTCACCGCTATGGAGCGCGAAGCCCAACAGTATCGCGGCCATCTGGAAGAGCAGCGGCAAAAGGCGCTGTGCGATCCACTCACCGGCCTGCCCAATCGCGCCGCCTGGAGCGAGCGCCTGGAGCTGGAGGTGGCCCGCTGGCAACGCCAAGGTGGCGACCTGCTGTTGGCCGTGCTCGATGTGGACCTGTTCAAACGCATCAACGATGGCTATGGCCATCTGGCCGGCGACAAGGTGCTCAAGATCATCGGTGGCGAATTGCAGCGCCGCCTGCGCAAGACCGATTTCATCGCCCGCTTCGGTGGCGAAGAATTCGTCGTACTGCTGGGCGCCACGCCCATCGCGGGTGGCGTTACGCTGCTCGAACAGCTACGCGCCGCCGTGGCGGCCTGCCCCTTCCACTTCAAAGGCGAGCGCGTGGTCATTACCCTGTCCGCTGGTCTTGCGGCCTTTGCGCCGGGCGAAGATGCCGATACCGTATTCGAGCGTGCCGACCAGGCGCTCTACCGCGCCAAACGCGCCGGACGCGATCGCCTGGAAGTAGCCTGA
- a CDS encoding thiol:disulfide interchange protein DsbA/DsbL, giving the protein MRNLLFSAVFAAASLFGAVAHADDIQAGKQYVELSSPVPTSTPGKIEVVELFWYGCPHCYAFEPTLNAWAKKLPADVDFKRVPAMFGGIWNVHGQLFVTLEAMGVEAKVHDAVFAAIHKEHKKLDTPEAMADFLATQGVDREKFLSTYNSFAVKGQVEKDKKLAMAYQITGVPTMVVDGKYRFDLGSAGGPDEALKVADYLIQKERAAK; this is encoded by the coding sequence ATGCGCAACCTGCTTTTCTCCGCCGTGTTCGCCGCCGCCAGCCTGTTCGGTGCGGTCGCCCATGCCGACGACATCCAAGCCGGCAAGCAATACGTGGAATTGAGCAGCCCGGTGCCCACCTCCACACCCGGTAAGATCGAGGTGGTGGAGCTGTTCTGGTACGGCTGTCCACATTGCTATGCCTTCGAGCCCACCCTCAACGCCTGGGCCAAGAAGCTACCCGCCGATGTCGACTTCAAGCGCGTACCGGCCATGTTCGGCGGCATCTGGAACGTGCACGGTCAGTTGTTCGTGACCCTGGAAGCCATGGGCGTGGAAGCCAAGGTGCATGACGCCGTCTTCGCCGCCATCCACAAGGAGCACAAGAAGCTGGATACCCCCGAGGCAATGGCCGACTTCCTCGCCACCCAGGGTGTGGATCGCGAGAAATTCCTCAGCACCTACAACTCCTTCGCCGTGAAGGGTCAGGTGGAAAAGGACAAGAAGCTGGCCATGGCCTACCAGATCACCGGCGTACCGACCATGGTGGTCGACGGCAAGTACCGCTTCGACCTGGGCTCCGCCGGTGGTCCGGACGAGGCGCTGAAAGTCGCCGACTACCTGATCCAGAAAGAACGCGCCGCCAAGTAA
- the yihA gene encoding ribosome biogenesis GTP-binding protein YihA/YsxC: protein MSSFKNPIVGLCQQASFLISAAKVEQCPTDSGREVAFAGRSNAGKSSALNTLTHASLARTSKTPGRTQLLNFFSLDEERRLVDLPGYGYAKVPIPLKQHWQEHLEAYLSSRHSLSGVVLMMDIRHPLTEFDRLMLDWAQASSMPLHILLTKADKLAFGAQKNALLKVQRDVRQGWGDTASIQLFSAPKRQGVEDAQRVLAAWLGLGEPAAEA, encoded by the coding sequence ATGTCCAGCTTCAAGAATCCCATCGTCGGTCTGTGCCAGCAGGCGTCCTTTCTCATCAGTGCCGCCAAGGTCGAGCAGTGTCCGACCGACAGCGGCCGGGAAGTCGCCTTCGCCGGGCGCTCCAACGCCGGCAAATCCAGTGCGCTCAATACCTTGACCCATGCGAGCCTGGCGCGTACGTCCAAGACGCCTGGACGTACCCAGTTGCTCAACTTCTTTTCCCTGGATGAAGAGCGGCGCCTGGTGGACCTGCCCGGTTATGGCTACGCCAAGGTGCCGATCCCGCTCAAGCAGCACTGGCAGGAGCACCTGGAAGCCTATCTGAGCAGCCGTCATTCGCTCAGCGGCGTGGTGCTAATGATGGACATCCGCCATCCGCTGACCGAGTTCGACCGTTTGATGCTGGACTGGGCCCAGGCCAGTTCCATGCCGCTGCACATCCTGCTGACCAAGGCCGACAAGCTGGCCTTCGGTGCCCAGAAGAATGCCCTGCTCAAGGTGCAGCGCGACGTGCGCCAGGGCTGGGGCGATACCGCCAGCATCCAGCTGTTCTCGGCGCCCAAGCGCCAGGGTGTGGAAGACGCCCAACGGGTGCTGGCCGCTTGGCTGGGCCTGGGCGAGCCCGCCGCCGAGGCATAA
- the argC gene encoding N-acetyl-gamma-glutamyl-phosphate reductase: MSFKVFVDGQEGTTGLRLLDYLTGRPDIELLRIDESKRKDPAERARFLNAADVAFLCLPDAASREAVSLVTNPNTCIIDASTAFRTDSSWTYGLPELAPGQREALRASKRIANPGCHATAFILLARPLVDAGLLAPETPLSAFSLTGYSGGGKQMIAAYEAGGDARLQSPRPYAMAQGHKHLPEMRVQSGLAAAPVFSPIVGPFLKGLAVTIPLHASQLRPGTTAADLQAALARHYEGEAFIRVAPVAAEEELDNGFFDVQASNDTNRADLFVFGNAERLTLVARLDNLGKGAAGAAVQCMNVHLGVDEGLGLASGR; encoded by the coding sequence ATGAGCTTCAAAGTTTTCGTCGACGGCCAGGAAGGCACCACCGGCCTGCGTCTGCTGGACTACCTGACCGGTCGCCCGGACATCGAGCTGCTGCGCATCGACGAAAGCAAGCGCAAGGACCCGGCCGAGCGGGCACGCTTCCTCAATGCCGCCGACGTGGCCTTCCTGTGCCTGCCCGACGCCGCCTCCCGTGAAGCGGTCAGCCTGGTCACCAATCCGAACACCTGCATCATCGACGCCAGCACCGCCTTCCGCACCGACAGCAGCTGGACCTACGGCCTGCCCGAGCTGGCTCCGGGTCAGCGCGAGGCGCTCCGCGCCAGTAAGCGCATCGCCAACCCTGGCTGTCACGCCACCGCCTTCATCCTGCTGGCCCGCCCGCTGGTGGACGCCGGCCTGCTGGCCCCGGAGACGCCGCTGTCGGCCTTTTCCCTGACCGGTTACAGCGGCGGTGGCAAGCAGATGATCGCCGCCTACGAAGCGGGTGGCGATGCGCGCCTGCAGAGCCCGCGGCCCTACGCCATGGCCCAGGGCCACAAGCACCTGCCGGAAATGCGCGTGCAGAGCGGTCTGGCCGCGGCTCCCGTGTTCAGCCCCATCGTCGGTCCCTTCCTCAAGGGCCTGGCGGTGACCATTCCGCTGCACGCCAGCCAATTGCGTCCCGGCACCACTGCTGCCGACCTGCAGGCCGCCCTGGCGCGCCACTACGAGGGCGAAGCCTTCATTCGCGTCGCACCGGTGGCGGCCGAGGAGGAGCTGGACAATGGCTTCTTCGACGTCCAGGCCAGCAACGACACCAACCGTGCCGACCTCTTCGTCTTCGGCAACGCCGAGCGGCTGACCCTGGTCGCGCGCCTGGACAATCTGGGCAAGGGTGCGGCCGGGGCGGCGGTCCAGTGCATGAACGTGCACCTGGGTGTCGACGAGGGCCTGGGCCTCGCCAGCGGCCGCTGA
- a CDS encoding DUF1127 domain-containing protein — protein sequence MDRLSSSTPFTGLRTCRLGLGRLLGLLARWRHRMVSRRQLQQLDSRALADLGLNQADQYREGDKPFWRE from the coding sequence ATGGACCGCCTTTCGTCTAGTACTCCGTTCACCGGCCTGCGTACCTGCCGCCTTGGACTCGGCCGTCTGCTGGGGCTGTTGGCCCGCTGGCGGCACCGCATGGTTTCGCGTCGGCAGCTGCAGCAACTGGACAGCCGAGCGCTGGCCGATCTGGGGCTGAACCAGGCAGATCAGTATCGGGAAGGCGACAAGCCGTTCTGGCGGGAGTGA
- a CDS encoding DUF2388 domain-containing protein produces the protein MKTLHLGAAAALFCLSSAASASSFYVTTDIIVNAIDATSDATSAITGSFKNDKLVLEARDDAASFVGSAGDIRGVRLEAALDHLRTQAPQLRQASDAQLAQAILAI, from the coding sequence ATGAAAACGCTACACCTGGGCGCCGCCGCGGCGCTGTTCTGCCTGTCCTCCGCCGCTTCGGCGTCGAGTTTCTATGTCACCACCGACATCATCGTCAACGCCATCGACGCGACCTCCGATGCCACCTCGGCCATCACCGGTTCGTTCAAGAACGACAAGCTGGTGCTCGAGGCGCGTGACGACGCCGCCAGTTTCGTCGGCAGTGCCGGCGATATTCGCGGGGTACGCCTGGAGGCGGCGCTGGATCATCTGCGCACCCAGGCGCCACAGCTGCGTCAGGCCAGCGATGCACAGCTGGCCCAGGCGATCCTGGCGATCTAA